A window from Theobroma cacao cultivar B97-61/B2 chromosome 3, Criollo_cocoa_genome_V2, whole genome shotgun sequence encodes these proteins:
- the LOC18605353 gene encoding peroxisomal membrane protein 11B, whose protein sequence is MNDTVDKLVIFLAKRDGIDKLVKTFQYVSKLVHWQVETTHPDIANRFKQWEVASGLSRKAFRSGRFLTGFNALRRNPGSSPTFKFLAVLANAGEMVYFFFDHFLWLSRIGTLDAKLARRMSFISAFGESFGYIFFIVSDFIIMKEGLEAERKLIALAEEDSKDAKVKIRSIRADRVMRLMAVAANIADLIIALADIEPNPFCNHAVTLGISGLVSAWAGWYRNWPS, encoded by the coding sequence ATGAATGACACAGTAGACAAGCTGGTCATCTTTCTAGCAAAGAGAGATGGCATTGACAAGCTTGTCAAGACCTTCCAATATGTCTCCAAGCTTGTTCACTGGCAAGTGGAAACCACTCACCCGGATATTGCAAATAGGTTCAAGCAATGGGAGGTTGCCTCGGGTCTTAGCAGAAAAGCCTTTAGAAGTGGCAGGTTCCTTACTGGTTTCAATGCCCTGAGAAGAAACCCTGGCTCCAGTCCAACATTCAAGTTCCTAGCCGTTCTTGCTAATGCAGGAGAGATggtctatttcttttttgaccACTTTCTTTGGCTATCAAGAATTGGAACTTTGGATGCCAAGTTGGCAAGGAGGATGAGCTTCATATCTGCATTCGGTGAGTCTTTTGGttatattttcttcattgtttCAGATTTCATCATCATGAAAGAAGGGCTAGAGGCAGAGAGGAAGCTTATTGCTTTAGCGGAAGAAGATTCAAAAGATGCAAAAGTGAAGATAAGAAGCATCAGAGCTGACAGGGTGATGAGGTTGATGGCAGTGGCAGCAAACATTGCTGATTTGATTATCGCACTAGCAGATATCGAGCCCAACCCATTCTGCAACCATGCTGTGACTCTCGGTATCAGTGGACTGGTCTCAGCATGGGCTGGTTGGTACCGAAATTGGCCCTCCTAG